The following DNA comes from Epinephelus lanceolatus isolate andai-2023 chromosome 1, ASM4190304v1, whole genome shotgun sequence.
GAACCCTCGGTCGCTCTGCAAATTAAGAGCTTTTTTACTCTATCAAGGTGCAACGGAGTTTATTCTCAATATTGATATCATTTGTTGTTGATATAATTACTCAAATGAAGTCTAGTCATACTTTATTATCCCAGTGAAACACACAGGAAATGGCAGCAGTTTCGAAAAGCACAGTGCGCACACAGAGTGGATTATCCATTAATTGGAAGGCCAGTggttcaatccccagctcctgGGGTGCAGCatcttgagcaagatactgcagcatcttgagcaagatactgaaccccaatttGCTCCtggtggctgttccattggtgtgtgagtgtgttaaaaactgagtagcaggtggcaccttgtatggtagcctcagccaccagtgtatgaatgtgtgtttgaatggtTAATGTGACTACTATACAAGAGTctggcgctatacaagtgctgGTCCATTACCATTTACCATGTTTGAATATACTGGGGGGGATGTGTCGTTCCCagtatatattataattactgcCTTGAGTTACAGGCTTGAGAGTAGAAGCATTGATCATTGTAGTAGTGGTGGCAGTAGTAATATCAGAAGATGCCATTTGTAGTTTTAAATTATCTGAACCCTTTTAACCACAGACACTCTTTTGCTTGTCGGCATCAATacagtttttattattgtacCTGTAAAATGGTGAAACATTCAGTGACTGTAAGTCATTAATACGTGCTCTAATGGATCTGTTTTATGTGTCTCACCAGGCGGAGTGGAGGGACGAGGTGAGGCACCACTTTGAGAAGATCAAATCCGAGGGGACGTGTCTTCACAGGCTGGACGAGGAGCTGATCAAACGACGCAGGGAGGAACTCAGGTTAGCAAAGACATTATAACATGGACACATAAAGAGGATGAACATCTTGATATACAGATGTGGAGATATATAGAGAATCGCTACACCACTTACAAAGATACAAGGATAAACTAACTATTAATAAATCAAACAATTATGTTAGTAGATAAATGTATTAAAGCCCTTCTCCCTCTCCACACAGACATGCGCTGGACATCAGGGAGCACTAcgagaggaagctggagagagCCAACAATCTCTACATGGAGCTCAACGCCATCATGCTGCAGCTGGAAATCAAAGAGAAAGAACTGCACAAGTATGAaaattatccactgatttacagtacCTATAAACCCCTCGGAAGTTTTCATGCTTTATTGCTTTGCGACATTCAGTCAAAGGGAATTTAATGGGGCTTTTGGCACTGATCAACAGTTAAACAGGTCTCTACAAAGTACTCCAAATTAATtagaaacataaaatacaaaatacttgTTTGCATAAGTATGCCCTTTGCACATTTGGACATTTTCCTAATTTCTCTTTGCCAAATACTCAACTCCTGTCAGAGTGGAAAGCCTTTTACAAGTCCAGCCAAAGTAACACATGTAAGTCATTTTCTAGTTAGCGTAAAATGTATGGCACTGTAGCAACAGGAAAACTAGGGTTGTAATTATTCAAATACTTTGCACTAATAGCTTTATCCATCAACATTAGTTAAGCAGTGTTTTTGTAATGGGAGAGCAGGGAAAAGGTCATCCGTGATGTGAAATGAGGGGCCATTACACCCAGTCACACAGGGCCACTACATGTAACAAAGTGCTCTCTTATGCCACACTGAGTATCCATTGACATCCATTAAACAAGTATTGGCTCTGTGTTTAAACATCAGGAGGGAGCAGTCACTGGACAAGAAGTACCCCGGCTGCTTCAAGCACCACAGCTCCAGACAGTCGGCCTCCTCCAACTCCATGGAGAAGCTCATGAAGAAACGCAACGTACCTCAGAAGCTGCCTTCACACAGCAAGAGGTGAGACGGCGAGGAGTTATTTAAATGTGCAGCGTTAATTTGTGGATGTTCTGATCAAGTTGCCCTTGAATATATGTATGTGCGCTCCTCCCACTTTGTTTTGTGACTGCTGCAGCAATTTCCCTCAGGATAAATAGAGTTTAATCTATCTTATCTCGAATGTTATGTAGTATCCAAGGCAATGTTAAAGGTGCCAGTCTATAGCttattattgtcaacaaatccaatGAAGAGACCAACACCAACAATAAATCGAGCCTTCTAACAAGTATTTCTTGTGTTTCCtgtgcagaaactactaaaaccACACTGTTGAACTGGGTGCTCACTAGTGCACCAAACCCACAGTTTGAAATAGGCCCCAATAAATACGCTATTTACTCCTATTAGAGTAATGTTTGTTATAAACAGGGCTGCTGCTGGCCATTTGTGTGCTCAAAGCAAAACTGCTTTGTGGTTCCTCCCCTTCTTTTGGCTTTTTTCCAACGTAGGATATTTAATTAGTAAAAGTAGAAGCAGTAAATGAACATTGAAATTAATTTGCCCCATCATAGCTTCACGTCGGCATCCCCTACATACAACCAACAATTGCAACACCTACACAGACTGAGACTGTGGACTATTGCATGCAGTGTTTTTGTGCGTTATTAATAACTTAGaacgctgctttgtcactttttgaccCACCTGCCTGAAGCACTGTCCCTGGTACTGAATGaagcagaggagagacagacataTCACATCACTTAGGTTCAGCCATGCTCGCTTTCTGTGATGGTAATGTAAATTGCGGCCCAAATTCTATTTGTTTCATCACCGGACACAGGACAACGTCTGATGCCATCGTTAATTGATGTAGAATACTGATGACAGAtgactttgatattttgttggttttaagctgtgttgttaagtaaccaaaatccaacgTCTTCCAAATGTCTCATGCCAACATCATCTTCACATAGACTACCACCATTTGGTCGTATGGTATAAAGAACAAACCACAGCATCTGCAAAACGTCATGTTAACATCTAGACAACGTGAAATTCTATGTCGTTAGATGTTTTAAATATCATCAACCTGATTTTCATTCAAATCAAAATTGAATGCCTAACGGACATAAGAGGTCAACGTCTTTCTGACGTCAGTTTGACGTCTGGTGCCAGCAGAGCTTGTAACTATGCACAGAATAATGACagggaaattaaattttggTTAACGAGGGGGAGACAGAGCAGGAGAGCTACCTGGCATGGACAGAAAGACACATTCtacttttcattcattttaattcataattaattttattatttaacgCAGTTATGTATATCACATTGCCTATAATGGTCTAAATGTGTCTATTGTAGTTTTGATTCAAATTTAAATAGTTCATTATTATGATTACTGAACATTAGCTGTTTTGGTGCCCCCTCTAGCACTTGATGCCCTACACACAATCAGTGTTGAGCCTGTACTAATGGGCTGAAGACTTAGTGACACAAACGGGATAAAGGTGTTCAAAGTATTCACAGTGAATTTATTGACaataacaaaattaaagaaTATCACCAGCCTTATCCTTCAATTTAAAAAGTGAAGAGTGCACAACATGAACTAGCATCTGTCCggcaataaatatatttaaaagttatttttttcctcctgtttaATATTTGTTCTGTCCCTGTCCTCTCCAGGCCAGACTTACTAAAGTCAGAGGTCATCCTCCCCAAACTGGACTCTTCCATGACCCAGGTCACAATCCCCAACAAGGGCTCTACCTCCCCCGGCCGCTCACGCCGAGGAAAACCCCGCTACAGGAAGGCTGGTAAAGGCAGCAGCGGGGACTTGGCTCAGCTGAAAGCCACACTCTCCTCTTCATTAGCCATGGTCAACGCCACCTCATCTGTTCCCAGCAGCAAGCAGCATCTAGACCCCAGTGCGGCCCTCAGAGGCCTGCAGCACGATCTGCTGCTCAAGAAGATGTACTCCTCAAGCCCGGATCTCATTTCAACCACATTGGAGGCTGAAGGCCGGAGGAAGGGGCAGGTCGGGCCGGGGCTGGACAGAGCGGGCAGCCAGAGCGCCTCAGCTGGGCTGGGGGAGAGCAGAAGGACTGGAGGGCAGGAGGAGGGGCCGGATGTGGGTGTAGGGACTGACGACCTGGCAGAAACACCTCCACGCAGTGACACGCCCAGCGAGGATGCAGCTTCTATCCCGTTCTCCAGTAGCCCTGACTCACCGTGCGGCAGGGGAGCGGCTGCAGGGAGGGCGTCTGTGCTCGGGAACTCTCGTGTTTCTCATGAGggtgaggagaaggaggaggggacgGTGATCACACGCTCACCAAGGAGTCAGCGCCTCACTCCTGCAGCACTGCTCTACAGGGCAGCAGTCACACGCAGTCAGGTGAGACTTTAACAGCATTGTTTAGGACACAATGAGACAAGGCAGCGTCTAATCCTAGCCCAGTTTCATGAAATCATTTTGACTtaagttctgcaacctcactgctagatgccactaaatcttacacactggacctttaattagCTGTGAGAGGCTGCACTGGTCCAAATCAGCACCTGCAGAGATGTCAAACAAGAGAAAAATGCTGCTGTGATGATTTAATGTATTTGCTTTAATAATTGCCACTAACTAAGTCCAGATAGTCAAAACATTGTGGTCTGTAATTTGCTGAATATAATTGCCACCACTCCATTAGGTACAGTCCTCATTTTTATGCTACAAATACGgataacacacgcacacaaaaaaaccccacacagaGTGCGTTGGATGTTTAAGTGGTTAATTACAGGCCACTTAATTAGTGGTTACTGCCACCTGTGCCTTTGTCAGTAGCTGTAGTTGCAACTTCAGTTTTCTGTTTAATACATTAACTGAGggtatttgcatgtttcataagTTAGAGATAAGTGATGGACATGTTTAAGTAGCCAAAGACATTGATGATTCAGTCGTCCCCAAACCTCAGTAACTTTGGCTCCCTCAAAGTGGCACCATGTACAGTTTGTACCCAGGGTGTCTTCAGGGTCGTATCTTACCAGACAGCTCAGGAATCTTGGCAGGAATGAGGGTAGTTAATGCACACCAAAACAGGGAATTGCTGGGTTTCATACATGCTGTTAATTTTCTCCACAGAGACGTGGGGTgtcatcagaggaagaggaaggagaagtGGACAGCGAAGTGGAGTTGCCAAGGAGACGGTACGAGTTGTTAAGCACACTGAATATAATTATTGAAGATCcactttatttacatttccaTCTGCGCACCCATATAAAACAGTTCATTTTCATCTTCCTAACACAATGagaaatttacattttaaacacGTGTGGGCGTGCAGGGCCTTTAACACACAGTATGTGAATATTAGCAGCACACAATGAAGTGTGATCcttatatttataatataatgCCACATGTGGCTGAAGAGACAGAAACGAAAGCATTGTTGTAACTTAAagtggtatttttcaacctgaactTGTTTTTCGACTCCTAAGCAACTCCTCgaaacaacaatttttggaACTGGCCCAGTATTGAGGGGGAGCGCTGCAACCACGGCCGCAAAACTGGCTGCAGTTTAACCACTCAGGGCAGGTGCACCCATTCAGTTtacgtccattaaaagtgcttgtttttgccattaacaggctcagattgttataatGAGTGTCTTACAAAATACGGAAAGGACActacagagaaattaaatgtttttttttttccatacctTTTCACTCGTTCCAgtctgttttgtgtccaagtgtCCAAGGAGAAATGTCATTGAAATCTCACATGATTTGACTTAatgcaggaagaaaaaaatggagAGAGGAGTGCCAGGAAGAGTATGTTGTGTTGAAGTACAGAGAGCATATCTAAGTCTTATCCAAACTAACTTAAATGTCAATGTCATCTTTTTTCATCCATCATTTCTCTCTTTAAATGCAGAAACACCATTAAAAATAGAGAATGTTTGtcaatatactgtatttttctctttcctATTACATTACCAGGCGTCCCGTGAGCATGAGTAAGTGCCAGTCCCTGTCCACCTTCAGCTCAGAGAACTTGTCGGTCTCAGACGGCGAGGAGGGAAACACCACCGACCACTCCCACAGTGGCACACCGGACGTCGTCAGCACCAACACCGACGAGCGTCTGGACGACAAGAGCGACGACTTGCTGTCTCAGGGCTCGGAGATTCCCGCCGACCCGTCTGACCCGACCCAGCTGGGCTCTGACGGGCTGTCTGAGAAGGAAGCTATTCTTAGACAAGTCAAGACCCAGCTCGCTAGTAACGACCATAATTACGAGGTAGGCAGCAGAGAGCGAATAAAAGGGGAATGCATGATATGGATTAATATATAGGGACATAGAGATATTACTAATAGATACTAAGATGCAGATAATAGATCAGGATCGAAATTTTGTGGTCAGAATGATgcttgtatatcagttactcaccctgtgttgttTTGGAGGCTAGTaaaaagtgcattacagtagtcaCGTCGGCTTGAAATAAAGGCAATCAATTTCTTGGCATCTTTTTCATTCAGAAATGGTCGTACCTTatgtacaaatgatcattttgtgggtgaagtactTCCTTTAAAGACTCTCTTACTGTTCTAACTCAgatgatttgtgtttttgcttcacACCAGGGCCTGTATGACGACTCAGACTGTGACAGCGCAGAGCTGGACCACTCAGGCAGTGCAGAGCCCAGCCAACCACCAGCCAACTGGTGAAAATCTGACACCTCAACCTACTCAAAACTCCTGCCGATCGGCCTGTGAATGTctcttttattctgaaagacaGAGTCATGATCGGGGACATTGCAGAGAGGCCTGTATCCGTTATCACAAGCAGGAACATAAAACAAATCCTCAGTGAGTGGTGTCAAATCCTGGGGAAAAAACACAGGcagaaaatcccatttcatttGAGATAAATGCATCACAGTGATGTGAAACTGAATTGGGGCACTAGCCGAGCTGACGGAGCAGCAGCCACCACAGCAACTGGCCCAAGATCAGCTTTGCAAAAACACCTCAGCGTCAGAAGCCTCGGTCAAAGAGGTCATCCACAGGACTGTCTATTAATGTCTCTCATCATCTTCCATGTCAATATTTTTACCTCCGTTAGGAAAATGTGTcatgttacattacattgtGTCATATGAGAACATCTAAGATCCTATCAGGGCGTCAttatattttatgtctttattatcAACATCACCAGGACTGTCACTGATGTTGCTGCTTGCACTTACTTTATGAAATGATTTCCTCGTGATCATCGTGTCATATTGCATTTCCACTCAAAACGTTATGCACTGACtaatttattcttattttacagcGAATTCATTGACattctttacaaaaaaaacacgtttacattttttatttatatttatgtcaTGGATTACGTTTCCATTTTCTACTCCTGCGTTTTAATATCAGTGTAAATATGTGATGTTGTAAAATGAacaaatttttaaaatgtgagatTGTATAATTTAAAGGTGCTGATGTTTCTAATTAGGTGGCGCTATTCTATTTGAACCTCAAAAAAGCTTATGGTAGGAGGATGTACTGTAGCTGCTGTTTATGTCTGAGCATCGAAACACAGATATAAAGAGGAACGTGTGAACAAAGAAAAAGCAATATGTCTGCTCTGGTACAGCTGAGTTCATTCAGGACTGATGGGCTTTTTTTATTAGTATTGCAGTGTTTACTGTATTAAAATGCAATACCAGTTTGAAAATCCCTCTCTGAGCATCTAGGGGTGTATATAGCATCAGAAAAGCATGCCTGTGATAAAGTACAATGTTTGTGACTCAgatcaaaatgaaatattagATCCATGCAGCAGGAGAAAGACTGTAGATTTCTGACAGCGACTGAAGGTACATGGATGACAGGGacacaaaacatcaaaatgGATCTCAGAATAACTGAGAATGATCACATTCATGGTTTTCTGCTTTCTCTCAGTTCTACCACATAATGTTTGCAGTGTACCAGCACAGAGGAGCTGATTAGTGTTTAGATTATTTTGGGGAAAACTTAACGATGTGGCTCATTTAGTCAAACATCCTTTTCTCGTGTTGTTTTAGTACGTACATCACAGAGAAATCACAGGTTTATCTGTGGCAGGAGACTTCAGCTCAGTGTTGTAGTACTTAATATCATACTTAGTCTCAAGACCACTTTTTGAAGGCAGCGGttggaccaagtcattgttgtGCAAGACTCAAGTCAAGACatgcaagtcccaagtcaagtcctaaATCAAGACTGGCAAGTTCCAAGTCATAAAGTTTGAGTCTCGAGTCCtcaacaagtcataatgcactcttcaCAAAATGTAATGCCGttttaacaaagaaataatatatgtatatacaatatacaaaaaaaaattactactactacttgtTTTGCTtactgcagtattttttttttaaattgaccaCCACATAGTTTTTTGTACATGAACAGAATTATCTTTGGTATTATTTTTACTAACTAGCGCTCAGTAACATAACTTCTCCAacgttctctcctgcaacttgattggatgctgtaaaaaaaaaaacgaaaaggTTGATATGGGATTTCAGtgtcgacttgctgggaatgagTAGCATTTAGTTAATTGATTCAGAAAATGAAGGGAATCacaacatactttttaatctttggatCTGGGCAAAGTATCAAGTATTTTAAAGTCACatggctcaagtccaagtgaagtcactaATCATTGGTGTTTAAATTCAAGTGGAGTAAcaagtgttttttgattttgtctagtctaaagtcatcagatTTGTGACTAGAGTCATTCTTGTTAGACTCGTGACTCATCTGTTTGAAGTTCTCATTGTGGACTCAACCACATTTTTACTCAGTCTTGGACAAAGAGGACTGGGAATTTTATTTCAAGACCAGTCGAGACCAAAACTGCGAGGATATCACTCAACTGCCTGTGCAAAAATGGTGTGATAGATAAAGCTTAAATCCATTTTGGAGATCAATTTGAGGAGTGCCTATGGGTTTGCATGTTCCACTCTCTACGTGTGTAATGCAATGCAGAACTCTGGTCTGTTTTTGGTCTCGTCTGTCTCGATACACTCTGGTCCtggtcatgacttggtctcaGTTTAGATGGTCTTGACTGAAGCACTGATTTAGCTTAGTCAATAATGCTGGAAAAAAAGGGAACTTTTATTCCCCCTTTCCACTCGTAAAATCAATTTCCACCTAAAAATGAGGGCTGTGATGTCATGACTGTTTTCCCTCAAAACAGCAGATTAATCCAGATAGTGAAGCTTTACAAGCCCATAATGTGGTTCCTCCGTTTCCAGACAGCtcactgacattttcagcagctAAAATTTTGGCCACCAGATGTTCATCTTACATTAATGTGTAAGGGCTCTCTCTCATAACAGACATACAACTCTGGTTTTGATGTACTTAATGTCCCTTGACGTGCTTTCTTATACACACGTGGTTCAATTTGACTGTACAACAGCACATTGCATCCTGTTCCATTAATTTAAGACTAATCAGGTCCCACTCAATAAGCTACAAATGGCAGCTTCTGTTTCTTATTTATCTGGTGTTAA
Coding sequences within:
- the LOC117257283 gene encoding mitogen-activated protein kinase kinase kinase 12-like; the encoded protein is MALVHEPRAPSPSLSGFNTPLSDPPSFRRLDAETPCTPEMDLTPTQCVLRNVLSIDTGGAVEPGGGGGEGQTAGHNQTPGEEQQEHFANSVLKLHEHDGSPGRTEGEGQEMDSNAVRSQADDARLQCQSTGGGFLEGLFGCLRPVWTMIGKAYSTEHKHGLDEAWEVPFEEISDLQWVGSGAQGAVFLGKLHGQEVAVKKVRNIKETDIKHLRKLKHPNIITFKGICTQAPCYCIIMEYCAQGQLYEVLRAGRKIQPSLLMDWAMGIAGGMNYLHLHKIIHRDLKSPNMLITYDDAVKISDFGTSKELSDKSTKMSFAGTVAWMAPEVIRNEPVSEKVDIWSFGVVLWEMLTGEVPYKDVDSSAIIWGVGNNSLHLPVPDGCPDSFKLLLRQCWNCKPRNRPSFRQILLHLDIASADILSTPQETYFQSQAEWRDEVRHHFEKIKSEGTCLHRLDEELIKRRREELRHALDIREHYERKLERANNLYMELNAIMLQLEIKEKELHKREQSLDKKYPGCFKHHSSRQSASSNSMEKLMKKRNVPQKLPSHSKRPDLLKSEVILPKLDSSMTQVTIPNKGSTSPGRSRRGKPRYRKAGKGSSGDLAQLKATLSSSLAMVNATSSVPSSKQHLDPSAALRGLQHDLLLKKMYSSSPDLISTTLEAEGRRKGQVGPGLDRAGSQSASAGLGESRRTGGQEEGPDVGVGTDDLAETPPRSDTPSEDAASIPFSSSPDSPCGRGAAAGRASVLGNSRVSHEGEEKEEGTVITRSPRSQRLTPAALLYRAAVTRSQRRGVSSEEEEGEVDSEVELPRRRRPVSMSKCQSLSTFSSENLSVSDGEEGNTTDHSHSGTPDVVSTNTDERLDDKSDDLLSQGSEIPADPSDPTQLGSDGLSEKEAILRQVKTQLASNDHNYEGLYDDSDCDSAELDHSGSAEPSQPPANW